In one window of Larus michahellis chromosome 10, bLarMic1.1, whole genome shotgun sequence DNA:
- the SLC25A20 gene encoding mitochondrial carnitine/acylcarnitine carrier protein, producing the protein MAEQPQPISPVKNFFAGGFGGVCLVFVGHPLDTIKVRLQTQPKPQPGQPPLYSGTFDCFRKTLVGEGVRGLYRGMAAPIIGVTPMFAVCFFGFGLGKRLQQRTPDDILTYPQLFAAGMLSGVFTTVIMAPGERIKCLLQIQAATGETKYSGSLDCAKQLYREAGIRGVYKGTVLTLMRDVPASGMYFMTYEWLKNILTPEGKSVSDLSAPRILFAGGLAGIFNWAVAIPPDVLKSRFQTAPPGKYPNGFRDVLRELIREEGVASLYKGFTAVMIRAFPANAACFLGFEVAMKFLNWIAPGL; encoded by the exons ATGGCGGAGCAGCCGCAGCCTATCAGCCCCGTGAAGAACTTCTTCGCCGGCGGCTTCGGGGGTGTCTGCCTGGTGTTCGTGGGGCACCCGCTGGACACCATCaag GTCAGACTGCAAACCCAGCCCAAGCCGCAGCCTGGTCAGCCTCCGCTCTATTCTGGGACCTTTGACTGCTTCAGAAAGACTCTCGTTGGGGAG GGAGTCCGAGGCTTATATAGAGGAATGGCAGCTCCCATTATCGGAGTGACACCCATGTTTGCTGTGTGCTTCTTTGGATTTGGCTTGGGAAAAAGACTCCAACAAAGAACACCTGACGACATTTTGAC ATATCCTCAGCTGTTTGCTGCTGGCATGTTGTCGGGAGTGTTCACAACAGTAATCATGGCTCCAGGCGAGAGAATCAAGTGCCTTTTACAG ATCCAGGCAGCTACAGGTGAAACTAAATACAGTGGCTCTTTGGACTGTGCAAAACAGCTGTACCGCGAGGCTGGGATTCGTGGCGTGTACAAGGGGACAGTGCTCACCCTCATGAGAG ACGTCCCAGCCAGCGGAATGTACTTCATGACGTACGAATGGCTGAAGAACATTCTGACCCCGGAGGGAAAGAG TGTGAGTGACCTCAGTGCTCCTCGGATCCTCTTTGCTGGGGGCCTGGCTGGGATCTTCAACTGGGCAGTGGCCATTCCACCAGACGTGCTGAAATCCCGTTTCCAGACTG CTCCTCCAGGAAAATACCCGAATGGCTTTAGAGATGTGCTGAGAGAACTCATCAGAGAGGAAGGAGTTGCATCTCTGTATAAGGGCTTCACCGCTGTAATGATCAGGGCATTTCCCGCTAATGCG gcaTGTTTTCTTGGCTTTGAAGTTGCTATGAAATTTCTTAACTGGATTGCACCAGGCCTATGA